DNA from Brassica napus cultivar Da-Ae chromosome C4, Da-Ae, whole genome shotgun sequence:
GGTCCACAACAGACATTTATAGTGGGATAAGTTATTGCAGAAAAGCTAATGAAAAGTTGTGAAATGTGTTGCAATACCAAAGGTTCCTAGATTGTATTTTGATAGCAACCAATCAAAGATATAATCGTATATCCACTATGTCTATTACTAGCCAGTATCCACAATTGATTTATTTGGACCTCTTCAAAATATTTGGTTCATTTAAAACACACGTTTCTAATCAAATGAACTAATAATGTTAATCTCCTTTTGGTGCGTCTTACATTTGTAGATGAATGTAGCTTAGATTCTACATACACATAGAGAAGTATAGAGAACTTACCAAGTCTCCAGAGACGATGACAGATAAAACTGTTGCTTGCAGAGGAAGTCTTTGAACGATGATGGAGTACGCTTCAAGTAGGGCTAACGTAACGCTCCATGGTGTTACTAAACCCATCACTGTAACTAAATAACTGCTTCACAACACAACAGTCATAACTCTCTTCAAAACATTGTTTTATagcttaaaatgtaaatatttccaactctcttttttttaccaGAAGGCAGTGTAAGCGTAGAAATCGTCGTCATCGTTGAAGCACATGAAAAGAAGCGAAGCAGAAGAGAACAGAACCTGTCCAAGACGTAGACCAATGCTTGAGCTTGTTCCAACCGACGCCGTTCTGACCACTTCCATGAACTGAGACTTTGTTATCTCTTCTATTCCTTGTCATTCTTACATGCTTTTATCAGAGTTAAACTTTGACAAAAGTAAGAAACAGAGGAAAGGGTTCCTCTGTTTTTGCAGACAGAGGTGGAAAGACAGAAGTAGAGATGTGACAACAATGGGGTCAAAGGCTCATAAAAGGCATAATGGTTTTGCTTAATTATGGATTTTGTTCTTATTTCTTAACCAAACATCATCTTGCTGTTGCAAGCAATTATCAAGATCTAGAAATATGATATCTTAATCACTAATAATTAGTCTTTTTATTCACAATAATTAGCTTGTGATTAAAACCAAAAGTGAAACAGCTAACCCACAAAATGATGGCTTTCCACGTGTAGGAATCAATAATCTTTTGGAGACCCATaaccagtgtttttaaaaccggaccgaaaGCTGAACCGAATTTTTTTGGATCACGGTTTAATATGGTTCGACCGGATCAAACTTGGTTCAATACTttggtttaatatatttttagtatataaattttaaagtaatgttattaaatatgatacataattaaaatataaataacttttaaacataaaacattataaatataaacgaattttatatttaatggaTGGTTCATagattttttatagttttagtggCTTTTATCGGTTTAATA
Protein-coding regions in this window:
- the LOC111213321 gene encoding CASP-like protein 5C1, producing MEVVRTASVGTSSSIGLRLGQVLFSSASLLFMCFNDDDDFYAYTAFCYLVTVMGLVTPWSVTLALLEAYSIIVQRLPLQATVLSVIVSGDLVLSFLSLGGACSTASVTVILIGAGEKHCDRYKLSATMAFLSSFLSFASTFFNFRLLPSLFSS